GCCGCCTCGGAGGCGCGCAGGGCGGCCTCGCGGCGTTCGCGGGCTTCGGCCTCGGCCGCTTGTTTGGCCGCCTCGAGTTTCGCGGCGGCCTCCGCCTCCGCGGCCGCCTCTCGGGCGGCCTGGGCCTCTTCTTGCTCCACGGCCTGGTCCAAGTCGGCCAGCATGCTCCGGGCGTCCGCGATGATCGAGGGATCGTCCAGCGAGATGCCGTGGCGCAGCCACCGGATGATGGCGATCTCCCCCAGGAAGGCCGCCCGGTCCTCCAAATGCGGGTCGTCCAGGTCGGCGCGGCGGCGGCGGTACGCGCCCACAATCGACCCGGCCACGTCCGGCGGCAGGGGGGCCAGCAACTGGGCCAGGTCCTCCGCCGGGTCGGAGACCTGCACGGACGCGAAATCGGTGACGGCGGAGATCCGCCCGCCGTTCTCCAAGAGGTGCTCGGCCGCCATGTCGCCGTGGATCGGCACCGGCGTGAAAACCCACCACGCGTCGCGGCCGAGTTGCTCGCGCCAACGACGCTCGAGGCGGGGCGAAACGTGGCCGGTGCGGACGGCATCGTCCACCTCTCCGGCCAGACGCGCCCTGTACTCCGACGGGGTGTACGCGGGCAGGCCGGCTTCCGTCACGATCGACGGTGGCAGCTCGTGGAAGGCGCCGATCGCGCGGCCCAGCGACTCGGCCACGCCGGGGCCGGCGTCCATCAGCTCCATCACGACAGGGGTGCCGGGGAGGTCGGCGTAGACCATCGCCTTGCCTCCGCCCGCCAGGTTGGCGGAGCCGCGCGGCCTGGGCACCTCGAACGGGAGCGCCCCGCCGGAAGACGCGCCCGCAAGGGACCTCAGGAGGATGGCCTCGGCTTCCTGGCCGGACTCGGCTGCGGCGTGCAGGGCCAGGCGAACCACCCAGACGCGCCCGGAGGCGTCTTCGACGTGTGCGAAGGCGTAGTCGGCGCCCACATGGTCCATTCGCGCCCCGACCACGTCCAGCCTGGGAACGGCGGCGGTTGCCAGGGCGGCCAGGGCCAAGGGGTTGGTTTGAAGAGTGGCCACCCTACCAAGGTACGGGTCAGTGTCGGATGAGCCTGCCAAGATGGTCAGCGTGTCAGAACATCCCGTCGCTGAAAGCCTGTTGGAAGGGCTTGATCCGGAGCAGCGCGAAGCCGCCACGCACCTGACGGGGCCGGTTTGCGTGCTGGCAGGGGCGGGCACCGGCAAGACCAGGGCGATCACCCACCGGATCGCGTACGGCGTGGCGACCGGGGTTTACAACCCCACTTCGGTGCTGGCGGTCACCTTCACCACCAGGGCGGCCGGCGAGTTGCGGGAGCGGCTGCGGGCGCTGGGCGCCCATGGCGTGCAGGCCAGAACCTTCCACGCGGCCGCCCTGCGCCAACTGTCCTACTTTCTGCGCGCCGAGTTCAACCGGTCGGTTCCGCGCCTGGTTGAGCAAAAAGCCCCTTTGGTGGCCCAGGCGGCGGCCCGATTGGGGATTGAGGTGGACCGGGCGGCCGTCCGCGACCTGGCGGCGGAGATCGAATGGTCCAAGGTGCACCTTTGGACCCCGGATGACTACCAAAAGCTCGCCGGCCAGGCCGGACGCGGGCAGCCCGCCGGGCTGGACCACATCGCGGTGGCCCGCCTGATCCGGGTGTATGAACAGGTCCTGGGCGAATCCGAGGCGATGGACTTTGAGGACGTGCTCCTCGCGATGGCGGGGCTGATGGAGGAAAGCCGGTCGGTCGCGCGCCAGGTGCGCTCGCAGTACCGCCATTTCGTGGTCGACGAGTTCCAAGACGTGTCGCCCCTGCAGCACCGCCTGTTGGAACTGTGGCTGGGGGACCGCCAGGAGCTCTGCGTGGTGGGGGACCCCGCGCAGACCATCTACTCCTTCGCGGGCGCCTCCTCCCGATACCTGACCGGCTTCAAGCGCCGCTACCCGGACGCCGCGGTCGTCAAGCTGGTGCGGGACTACCGCTCCACCCCGCAGGTGGTCTCGCTGGCCAACTCGGTTTTGCGCCGCGCCGGCGAGGCGGGCGTCGAACTGGTTTCGCAGCTCAGGTCCGGCCCGGCGGTGACGTTCCGTTCCTTCACCGACGATGCCGCCGAATCCGCCGGCGTGGCCGCCCAGATTTTGGAGTTGGCTGGCGCGGGCGTCGGAGCGGAGCAGATCGCGGTCTTGTTCCGGACGAACGGCCAGTCGGAGCCGCTGGAGAACGCGCTCGCCTCCGCCGGGGTCGCCTACCAGGTCCGCGGCGGTGAGCGGTTCTTCGCCCGCCGCGAGGTCCGCCAGGCGCTGGCCCTGCTGCGGGCCCAGGCCAAGGTCGAGGCCCCGGAGCCGGTCTTGGCCCAGGTCGAGGACGTTTTGGGGCGGTTGGGCTGGTCGGCCACCCCGCCGGCCGAACGCGGCGCCGTGCGGGCCCGCTGGGAGTCGCTCGACGCGCTGGCCTCCTTGGCGGGCGAGTTGGTGGACGGCGGGGCGGAGGACCTCCAACAGGTGGTCGAACTGGTCCTGGGCCGGGCGGACGCTGGCCACGCGCCTGCGGCGGCGGGCGTGACTCTGGCGTCCCTGCATTCCGCTAAGGGTTTGGAGTGGGAGGCGGTGTTCCTGGTCGGCCTGGCGGACGGGCTGGTGCCGATCTCGCTGGCGGACCGCCCGCAGGACGTGGCCGAGGAGCGGCGCCTGCTCTATGTGGGCATCACCCGGGCCAAACGGCACCTCCAACTGTCTTACGCGAAGGCCCGCACCGCTGGCGGCAACGCCAACCGCCGGCACTCGCGGTTCCTGAACGGGCTCTGGCCCACGGCCGAGGAGTCCGTCAAGAAAGCCCGCGGCTTGGCGGTTCCCGCCAAGGAAGACCTGACCGCCGCCGAGGCAGAGTTGTTTGAACGCCTCCGGGCATGGCGGGCTGAGGTGGCGGGGGCCGAAGCCCGTGCGCCTTTCACAGTGCTCACGGACCTGACTTTGCGGGCGATCGCCGCCCGCCGGCCTGGCGATTTGAGAGCGTTAGCCGCCATCCCTGGGATCGGTCCCGTCAAGATCGAGCTTTACGGACGCGACGTGCTCGGCATTGTCGCCGCCGCCAGCCACATGGGCGAACCGTGAGCAACCCGCCGGGCTGGACTCGGTTGGGCCGGGCCGGATCCCGTTGGGCGGGGCCGGATCCGGTCGGGTCGGGTTGGGTTGGGCGCGTCCGTCCGGGCACTCCTGGCCGTCTGTGTGGGCGCGGCCAAGCGGCCGCCCGCTATTGGGTTGGCGGCAGCGGCACAAGCGGAGGCGGCGACCAATGGACTGGCCGCCGGGGGACGGGATTGTGCGAATTGCACTTGGGATGCTCTTTGAGATCGGTCCAAGTGAGTTCGTAGGTGGGCAGGGCCATGGCGACGGTGCGTCCGTGGGTTGGCGGCTTGGCCCCGGCCAGGCCCTGGAGAATATGGGCGGCGGCCAGTCCGCCGATCACCTGCGCGAGCAGCGGGTCTTCGCCCCGGCTGGCGACCACGGGGCGGACAAACCGCTGGGTGGCGAGGCCTGGCCAGCACGGGTCGTTCTCAACGGCCCAGAGGCGTTGGCAGCGCAGGCACGGGCCCGAGCCTTTGGGCACCCACGGCCCCAGGGTGATGTCCAGTTCACCGATCACAACGGACAGGTGGTCTATCCGGTGTGAGGTGAGGAAGGCGGCGCGGGTCGGGTCGGAGACCTCCTCGCCGACCAGGACGGCGGCGTCCGGTCTGGCGAGGCGTCCGCGGAACCGCACCTCGCAGTCGAAGCCCTGGTTCCGGATGGCCTCCGCGAGGGCCTCCGCCCGCGGCTGCCCAACGGCGTCTGGCCCGTAGACCTGGCTGCGGTCACGGGGACGGACCGGGCGCTGGTCGTGGAGTTGGAGCATGCCGATCCCGCTGGCGGCCAAGGCCATGGCGACCTGGGCGCCGGTGCGTCCCAGCCCATACACGTTGACCCGCTGGGTGGAACGGCGCGCGAGCACTTTCCATCCGTCGTTGTCCAAAAGCGCGCGGGTTTCGGCCTCGGCCGCGAGCAGTTCCCGCCTGGCGGGCGGGACGTGCATTTCGGCGGTTTGCCCCCGCCCCGTCTGGGTCATCAGTCCGGCGTCCCGCAATTCCTCCAGCAGTTGGTCCACGCGTTCGCGCCGGCCGCCCAGGCTGACCAGCTGGCGCCGGAGTTGCGACGGCGAGTGCTCGGTCTCAAGCAGTCTGATCACGTCGAATTCGCGTGGATGCTCAATGCGGAAGGTGTGGGCCAGTCGGGGGTCGTTGCCGACTTGGATTTCGTTGCGGTTCCGCCACAGGACCCGCAGTCCGTTCTTCAATTTCATTTCAGGCTCCTCAGTTCGGATGTCTGGCCCGGCCGGTCCGGCCCGCAGGGGGCGCGGTCAACGCGGGCTTGGCGTTATGACGGTTCACTCTGCCAAGGACCGGCTCCTGGATGAAGGGTCCGCTCAAAGCGTTCGGGCAAAAGCGCTCAGGCCCCGATGAGACGGCACGTCAACGCGGATTCTCGGGCCTCGTTTCGCGTCCAGATGGGCCGTGGCGGCTCGCGATCTGGACCGGCGTGTTTGTGGTTGGCGATGGCGCGGCCGACTGCGGCCGGGGTTGTCTATCGCGCGGCCAGCGCCTTGGCGGGGGCATCCAGGTCAGGCAGAGCGCCGAAGGCAAACAGGCGGTGGGGCAAACGCCAGTTCGTTTTCAGCCGGGCCTGGCCACCGCCGGGATCTGGGCGCTAATCCCGGCGTTGACAAGGCGCCCCAATGGCGCCGAGGCGCGCCGTCCGCCCTGTGAGACCGTCGCTAAATATCCTTTACTGGACATTTGCCGCCTTCACGCTCTAAGGCCGCCGACCGCCCGCCGCCCGCCGCCCGCCGGCGGCTTGCCGGCGCCTGCCGCCGCTCAGCGCGATGCCGCCCCCGGCAGCGGACGGACCTGGCAGAGGACGTGTCCGGTCGGAACTCGCTGGCCGGGAGCTGCGGCCAGACCATGCACCACGCCGTGGCGGGGCGCCGTCAGCGGTTGCTCCATCTTCATGGCCTCCAGCACCACCAGCAGGTCGCCCTCCGCCACAACGGCCCCTTCGGCGACCGCCACCCGGACCACCGT
Above is a genomic segment from Bifidobacteriaceae bacterium containing:
- a CDS encoding phosphotransferase, whose product is MATLQTNPLALAALATAAVPRLDVVGARMDHVGADYAFAHVEDASGRVWVVRLALHAAAESGQEAEAILLRSLAGASSGGALPFEVPRPRGSANLAGGGKAMVYADLPGTPVVMELMDAGPGVAESLGRAIGAFHELPPSIVTEAGLPAYTPSEYRARLAGEVDDAVRTGHVSPRLERRWREQLGRDAWWVFTPVPIHGDMAAEHLLENGGRISAVTDFASVQVSDPAEDLAQLLAPLPPDVAGSIVGAYRRRRADLDDPHLEDRAAFLGEIAIIRWLRHGISLDDPSIIADARSMLADLDQAVEQEEAQAAREAAAEAEAAAKLEAAKQAAEAEARERREAALRASEAA
- a CDS encoding ATP-dependent DNA helicase UvrD2, which gives rise to MSDEPAKMVSVSEHPVAESLLEGLDPEQREAATHLTGPVCVLAGAGTGKTRAITHRIAYGVATGVYNPTSVLAVTFTTRAAGELRERLRALGAHGVQARTFHAAALRQLSYFLRAEFNRSVPRLVEQKAPLVAQAAARLGIEVDRAAVRDLAAEIEWSKVHLWTPDDYQKLAGQAGRGQPAGLDHIAVARLIRVYEQVLGESEAMDFEDVLLAMAGLMEESRSVARQVRSQYRHFVVDEFQDVSPLQHRLLELWLGDRQELCVVGDPAQTIYSFAGASSRYLTGFKRRYPDAAVVKLVRDYRSTPQVVSLANSVLRRAGEAGVELVSQLRSGPAVTFRSFTDDAAESAGVAAQILELAGAGVGAEQIAVLFRTNGQSEPLENALASAGVAYQVRGGERFFARREVRQALALLRAQAKVEAPEPVLAQVEDVLGRLGWSATPPAERGAVRARWESLDALASLAGELVDGGAEDLQQVVELVLGRADAGHAPAAAGVTLASLHSAKGLEWEAVFLVGLADGLVPISLADRPQDVAEERRLLYVGITRAKRHLQLSYAKARTAGGNANRRHSRFLNGLWPTAEESVKKARGLAVPAKEDLTAAEAELFERLRAWRAEVAGAEARAPFTVLTDLTLRAIAARRPGDLRALAAIPGIGPVKIELYGRDVLGIVAAASHMGEP
- a CDS encoding ThiF family adenylyltransferase; this encodes MKLKNGLRVLWRNRNEIQVGNDPRLAHTFRIEHPREFDVIRLLETEHSPSQLRRQLVSLGGRRERVDQLLEELRDAGLMTQTGRGQTAEMHVPPARRELLAAEAETRALLDNDGWKVLARRSTQRVNVYGLGRTGAQVAMALAASGIGMLQLHDQRPVRPRDRSQVYGPDAVGQPRAEALAEAIRNQGFDCEVRFRGRLARPDAAVLVGEEVSDPTRAAFLTSHRIDHLSVVIGELDITLGPWVPKGSGPCLRCQRLWAVENDPCWPGLATQRFVRPVVASRGEDPLLAQVIGGLAAAHILQGLAGAKPPTHGRTVAMALPTYELTWTDLKEHPKCNSHNPVPRRPVHWSPPPLVPLPPTQ